From Channa argus isolate prfri chromosome 18, Channa argus male v1.0, whole genome shotgun sequence, the proteins below share one genomic window:
- the nup54 gene encoding nucleoporin p54 isoform X5 produces the protein MAFSFGGAASNTAPSTSGLSFGSFGAKTAASTAFGFGPAATTTTASSGFGTLTAPGFGSAATTTATAPATGFSFGSTNTGGLFSNTQNKGFGFSTGLGAGTASGATGFGTGLGTTGLGGFGGFNIQATQQQQGGLFGHQAQQQGQPTHLYQQVTALSAPTLLGDERDSILAKWNQLQAYWGTGKGYYSNNNPPVDFTQENPFCRFKAVGYSCVPVCKDEDGFVVLVLNKKEADVRAQQQPLVESLHKILGSNQTLTVNVDGVKSLPYDQTEVVIYVVERSPNGTSKRIPSTTLFGYLEQANVKVQLTQIGVAMSITRTELSPAQLKQLLQNAPAGVDPIIWEQAKVDNPDPEKLIPVPMVGFRELLRRLQIQEQMTKQHQTRVDIISNDISELQKNQATTVAKITQYKRKLMDLSHRVLQVLIKQEIQRKSGYAIQVDEEHLRVQLDTIQSELNAPTQFKGRLNELMSQIRMQNHFGAVRSEERYSVDGDLLREIKQHLKQQQDGLSYLINVIKEDLEDIKLIEHGLTDSGHMRGGILS, from the exons ATGGCGTTCAGTTTTGGCGGTGCCGCGAGCAACACAGCGCCAA GCACCTCCGGGCTTTCATTCGGTTCGTTTGGTGCCAAGACCGCAGCGTCAACAGCCTTTGGCTTTGGCCCCGCAGCCACCACAACTACCGCCTCATCCGGATTCGGCA CTCTTACAGCCCCAGGTTTTGGCTCAGCTGCCACAACCACTGCTACTGCACCAGCCACAGGATTTAGTTTTGGCTCCACCAACACAG GAGGCCTGTTTAGTAACACGCAGAACAAAGGGTTTGGGTTCTCCACTGGGCTCGGCGCTGGGACTGCTTCTGGGGCCACAGGATTTGGAACTGGATTAGGAACAACTGGCCTCGGTGGATTTGGGGGTTTTAATATCCAGGCAACTCAGCAGCAGCAAG GAGGCTTGTTTGGCCATCAGGCCCAGCAACAGGGTCAGCCTACCCATCTATATCAGCAGGTCACTGCTCTGTCAGCTCCCACCTTGTTAGGAGATGAACGTGACTCAATTTTAGCCAAATGGAACCAACTTCAAGCTTACTGGGGTACTGGGAAGGGCTactacagcaacaacaaccCACCTGTGGACTTCACCCAGGAAAACCCCTTCTGCAGGTTTAAG GCAGTGGGCTATAGCTGTGTCCCAGTTTGTAAGGATGAAGATGGTTTTGTGGTCTTGGTTCTTAATAAAAAGGAAGCGGATGTGCGAGCACAGCAGCAGCCGCTTGTGGAATCACTTCATAAAATCTTGGGAAGCAATCAGACACTCACTGTCAATGTTGATGGTGTAAAGTCTCTGCCTTATGACCA GACAGAGGTCGTCATTTATGTGGTGGAGCGTTCTCCTAATGGCACCTCTAAGCGGATTCCCTCCACCACACTCTTTGGTTATCTGGAGCAGGCGAACGTTAAGGTCCAGCTCACACAGATTGGAGTGGCCATGTCCATCACACGCACAGAGCTTTCTCCAGCACAgctcaaacagctgctgcaaaatGCACCTGCAG GAGTGGACCCTATTATTTGGGAACAGGCCAAGGTGGATAACCCTGACCCAGAGAA GTTAATCCCAGTTCCCATGGTGGGTTTTAGGGAGCTCCTTCGTAGGCTGCAGATCCAAGAGCAGATGACCAAACAGCACCAAACTAGAGTTGAT ATTATCTCCAATGACATCAGTGAACTGCAGAAGAATCAGGCAACAACTGTGGCCAAGATCACCCAGTACAAGCGGAAGCTGATGGATCTCTCCCACAGAGTGCTGCAG GTGCTGATTAAACAGGAGATTCAGAGGAAGAGTGGTTATGCTATCCAAGTGGATGAGGAGCATCTCAGAGTGCAACTTGACACCATTCAATCTGAACTCAATGCACCCACACAGTTCAAA GGTCGGTTGAATGAATTAATGTCCCAGATCCGAATGCAGAACCACTTTGGTGCTGTGAGATCAGAGGAGCGCTACAGCGTTGATGGCGACCTTCTCAGAGAAATCAAACAA CACTtgaaacagcagcaggatgGTTTGAGTTATTTGATCAATGTCATCAAAGAGGACTTGGAAGACATCAAACTCATAGAGCACGGGCTGACTGACAGCGGACATATGAGAGGAGGCATCCTAAGCTGA
- the nup54 gene encoding nucleoporin p54 isoform X3, with protein MAFSFGGAASNTAPSTSGLSFGSFGAKTAASTAFGFGPAATTTTASSGFGTLTAPGFGSAATTTATAPATGFSFGSTNTGTFGGFGTTTTTAAAPGSTFSFAGPSNTTGGLFSNTQNKGFGFSTGLGAGTASGATGFGTGLGTTGLGGFGGFNIQATQQQQGGLFGHQAQQQGQPTHLYQQVTALSAPTLLGDERDSILAKWNQLQAYWGTGKGYYSNNNPPVDFTQENPFCRFKAVGYSCVPVCKDEDGFVVLVLNKKEADVRAQQQPLVESLHKILGSNQTLTVNVDGVKSLPYDQTEVVIYVVERSPNGTSKRIPSTTLFGYLEQANVKVQLTQIGVAMSITRTELSPAQLKQLLQNAPAGVDPIIWEQAKVDNPDPEKLIPVPMVGFRELLRRLQIQEQMTKQHQTRVDIISNDISELQKNQATTVAKITQYKRKLMDLSHRVLQVLIKQEIQRKSGYAIQVDEEHLRVQLDTIQSELNAPTQFKGRLNELMSQIRMQNHFGAVRSEERYSVDGDLLREIKQHLKQQQDGLSYLINVIKEDLEDIKLIEHGLTDSGHMRGGILS; from the exons ATGGCGTTCAGTTTTGGCGGTGCCGCGAGCAACACAGCGCCAA GCACCTCCGGGCTTTCATTCGGTTCGTTTGGTGCCAAGACCGCAGCGTCAACAGCCTTTGGCTTTGGCCCCGCAGCCACCACAACTACCGCCTCATCCGGATTCGGCA CTCTTACAGCCCCAGGTTTTGGCTCAGCTGCCACAACCACTGCTACTGCACCAGCCACAGGATTTAGTTTTGGCTCCACCAACACAG gCACATTTGGGGGATTTGGgacaactacaacaactgctgctgcaccAGGATCAACTTTTAGCTTTGCTGGTCCCTCTAACACCACAG GAGGCCTGTTTAGTAACACGCAGAACAAAGGGTTTGGGTTCTCCACTGGGCTCGGCGCTGGGACTGCTTCTGGGGCCACAGGATTTGGAACTGGATTAGGAACAACTGGCCTCGGTGGATTTGGGGGTTTTAATATCCAGGCAACTCAGCAGCAGCAAG GAGGCTTGTTTGGCCATCAGGCCCAGCAACAGGGTCAGCCTACCCATCTATATCAGCAGGTCACTGCTCTGTCAGCTCCCACCTTGTTAGGAGATGAACGTGACTCAATTTTAGCCAAATGGAACCAACTTCAAGCTTACTGGGGTACTGGGAAGGGCTactacagcaacaacaaccCACCTGTGGACTTCACCCAGGAAAACCCCTTCTGCAGGTTTAAG GCAGTGGGCTATAGCTGTGTCCCAGTTTGTAAGGATGAAGATGGTTTTGTGGTCTTGGTTCTTAATAAAAAGGAAGCGGATGTGCGAGCACAGCAGCAGCCGCTTGTGGAATCACTTCATAAAATCTTGGGAAGCAATCAGACACTCACTGTCAATGTTGATGGTGTAAAGTCTCTGCCTTATGACCA GACAGAGGTCGTCATTTATGTGGTGGAGCGTTCTCCTAATGGCACCTCTAAGCGGATTCCCTCCACCACACTCTTTGGTTATCTGGAGCAGGCGAACGTTAAGGTCCAGCTCACACAGATTGGAGTGGCCATGTCCATCACACGCACAGAGCTTTCTCCAGCACAgctcaaacagctgctgcaaaatGCACCTGCAG GAGTGGACCCTATTATTTGGGAACAGGCCAAGGTGGATAACCCTGACCCAGAGAA GTTAATCCCAGTTCCCATGGTGGGTTTTAGGGAGCTCCTTCGTAGGCTGCAGATCCAAGAGCAGATGACCAAACAGCACCAAACTAGAGTTGAT ATTATCTCCAATGACATCAGTGAACTGCAGAAGAATCAGGCAACAACTGTGGCCAAGATCACCCAGTACAAGCGGAAGCTGATGGATCTCTCCCACAGAGTGCTGCAG GTGCTGATTAAACAGGAGATTCAGAGGAAGAGTGGTTATGCTATCCAAGTGGATGAGGAGCATCTCAGAGTGCAACTTGACACCATTCAATCTGAACTCAATGCACCCACACAGTTCAAA GGTCGGTTGAATGAATTAATGTCCCAGATCCGAATGCAGAACCACTTTGGTGCTGTGAGATCAGAGGAGCGCTACAGCGTTGATGGCGACCTTCTCAGAGAAATCAAACAA CACTtgaaacagcagcaggatgGTTTGAGTTATTTGATCAATGTCATCAAAGAGGACTTGGAAGACATCAAACTCATAGAGCACGGGCTGACTGACAGCGGACATATGAGAGGAGGCATCCTAAGCTGA
- the LOC137104024 gene encoding serine/threonine-protein phosphatase with EF-hands 2-like: protein MLEELDGWESRQQHPLLGWDHKERLESSEELYSLIAAIVRSNPNPLVSVLAALLIQRWYRQYVARLEMRRRYTWNIFQSIEYAGEQDQIKLYNFFGFLRDHFTPGSDRNLISHIFHESETCRDTEWERYFCYKSIEVPDSYNGPHLTFPMTFCEVSKLVEAFKHEQQLHARYVLQLLGETWRLLRILPNINYVSSCHTREITICGDLHGQLEDLLLIFYKNGLPSSEKPYVFNGDYVDRGKSSLEILLILFGFLLVYPKDVHMNRGNHEDHIVNMRYGFTKEVLGKYRVHGKKILKLLQKIFSWLPLATVIDRKVLIVHGGISDTTDLDTIARVDRHKYVSALRPPRLNHYAVSGCKTQTMNNRNGDSGGTMDGRRRVCSLITHSSVSTYRHHLPRCSVHNPHNPTSSPLNWSVEEELKRRRRLAGFDQFYGNLKKSESDSDPDSGETTEKDGAEWKQIVDMLWSDPMPQNGCNPNEVRGGGCYWGPDVTEEVLRRHNLQLLIRSHECKQDGYEFCHNHKVVTIFSASNYYEVGSNRGAYIRMGPDLVPHFIQYQASQTCRELTLRQSVGWTERSALQALRKQLFVHKSDLISAFQELDPNNTGMISLSHWAGATESVLKLGLPWRVLRPQLVSSFQHGMVDYQQWIRELSITEPKIEISDTSILETMYKNHSNLETIFRIIDTDHSGSISFEEFHQTWKLLSSHLNTEISDKAIADLARSIDFNKDGSIDINEFMEAFRLVDLSAHT, encoded by the exons ATGTTGGAGGAGCTTGACG GGTGGGAGTCACGCCAGCAGCACCCACTGCTTGGCTGGGATCACAAAGAGCGTTTAGAAAGCAGCGAAG AGCTTTATTCACTGATAGCAGCCATAGTAAGGTCTAATCCTAATCCACTTGTATCTGTGTT AGCTGCTTTGTTGATCCAGCGCTGGTACCGTCAGTATGTTGCACGGCTGGAGATGCGACGCAGATACACGTGGAACATCTTCCAGTCTATTGAATATGCAGGAGAGCAAGATCAGATCAAG CTCTACAATTTTTTTGGGTTCTTGAGGGACCACTTCACCCCAGGCAGTGATA GAAATCTAATATCTCACATCTTTCATGAGAGTGAAACTTGTCGTGACACAGAATGGGAAAGATATTTTTGCTACAAGAGCATTGAGGTTCCCGACAGCTACAATGGCCCCCATTTGACCTTCCCCATGACCTTCTGTGAGGTGTCAAAGCTAGTGGAGGCCTTCAAGCACGAACAA CAGCTCCATGCACGATATGTTCTGCAGCTTCTCGGAGAGACTTGGAGACTTCTCAGAATCCTTCCAAATATAAACTATGTCTCTAGCTGTCATACCAGGGAGATCACCATATGTG GGGACTTACACGGACAGCTTGAGGACCTACTTTTGATATTCTATAAG AATGGATTGCCATCCTCTGAGAAACCATACGTATTCAATGGAGACTATGTGGATCGTGGAAAGAGCTCGTTAGAGATCCTGCTCATCCTGTTTGGGTTCCTGCTTGTCTATCCCAAAGATGTCCACATGAACAGAGGGAACCACGAGGACCACATTGTTAACATGAG ATATGGTTTCACTAAAGAAGTTCTGGGAAAATACAGG GTGCATGGCAAAAAGATCCTAAAGCTCCTCCAGAAGATCTTCAGCTGGCTGCCTCTGGCCACTGTGATCGACCGAAAAGTGCTGATTGTGCACGGAGGGATCTCTGACACCACAGACCTTGACACTATAGCCAGAGTGGACAGACATAAA TATGTGTCAGCCCTCAGGCCCCCTAGACTGAACCATTATGCAGTCAGTGGCTGCAAGACTCAGACAATGAACAACAGGAATGGGGATTCTGGTGGAACCATGGATGGTCGGCGTCGGGTGTGCTCTTTGATTACTCACAGCTCAGTATCGACTTACAGGCATCACCTCCCCCGCTGCTCAGTGCACAACCCGCACAACCCCACAAGCAGTCCACTCAACTGGTCAGTGGAAGAGGAGCTGAAGAGGAGGCGCAGACTGGCTGGGTTTGACCAGTTCTATGGGAATCTGAAGAAGTCTGAGTCTGACTCAGACCCTGATTCTGGAGAGACGACGGAGAAAGATGGGGCAGAGTGGAAACAA ATTGTGGACATGTTGTGGAGCGACCCCATGCCCCAAAATGGCTGCAATCCCAATGAGGTGCGAGGTGGAGGCTGCTACTGGGGACCAGATGTCACTGAGGAAGTATTGAGACGACACAACCTCCAGCTCCTCATCCGCTCCCATGAGTGCAAACAGGACGGCTATGAGTTCTGTCACAACCACAAG GTGGTGACTATATTTTCAGCATCTAACTACTATGAAGTAGGCAGCAACAGAGGAGCCTACATCCGAATGGGTCCTGATCTCGTCCCACACTTCATTCAGTATCAGGCCAGCCAGACTTGCAGAGAGCTCACCCTAAGGCAAAG TGTCGGGTGGACAGAGAGATCAGCTTTGCAAGCTCTGAGGAAACAACTATTTGTACATAAGTCAGATCTTATCAGTGCCTTCCAGGAGTTGGATCCTAACAACACAG GGATGATCTCTCTAAGTCACTGGGCCGGTGCCACAGAGTCTGTGCTGAAGCTGGGTCTGCCCTGGAGGGTGCTGCGCCCTCAGCTTGTCAGCAGCTTCCAGCACGGCATGGTGGACTACCAGCAGTGGATAAGAGAGCTTTCCATCACAGAGCCCAAGATAGAG ATCTCTGACACCAGTATTCTGGAAACCATGTACAAAAATCACTCCAACCTGGAAACGATCTTCCGAATCATTGACACAGATCACTCAG GTTCGATTTCTTTCGAGGAGTTTCATCAGACCTGGAAACTGCTGAGCTCACATCTTAACACAGAGATCAGTGACAAAGCCATTGCAGACCTTGCCCGAAGCATCGACTTCAACAAGGACGGGAGCATCGATATCAACGAGTTCATGGAGGCGTTTCGGCTGGTAGACCTCTCTGCACATACCTGA
- the nup54 gene encoding nucleoporin p54 isoform X4: protein MAFSFGGAASNTAPSTSGLSFGSFGAKTAASTAFGFGPAATTTTASSGFGTLTAPGFGSAATTTATAPATGFSFGSTNTGFGGLGAGNTTAGGLFSNTQNKGFGFSTGLGAGTASGATGFGTGLGTTGLGGFGGFNIQATQQQQGGLFGHQAQQQGQPTHLYQQVTALSAPTLLGDERDSILAKWNQLQAYWGTGKGYYSNNNPPVDFTQENPFCRFKAVGYSCVPVCKDEDGFVVLVLNKKEADVRAQQQPLVESLHKILGSNQTLTVNVDGVKSLPYDQTEVVIYVVERSPNGTSKRIPSTTLFGYLEQANVKVQLTQIGVAMSITRTELSPAQLKQLLQNAPAGVDPIIWEQAKVDNPDPEKLIPVPMVGFRELLRRLQIQEQMTKQHQTRVDIISNDISELQKNQATTVAKITQYKRKLMDLSHRVLQVLIKQEIQRKSGYAIQVDEEHLRVQLDTIQSELNAPTQFKGRLNELMSQIRMQNHFGAVRSEERYSVDGDLLREIKQHLKQQQDGLSYLINVIKEDLEDIKLIEHGLTDSGHMRGGILS, encoded by the exons ATGGCGTTCAGTTTTGGCGGTGCCGCGAGCAACACAGCGCCAA GCACCTCCGGGCTTTCATTCGGTTCGTTTGGTGCCAAGACCGCAGCGTCAACAGCCTTTGGCTTTGGCCCCGCAGCCACCACAACTACCGCCTCATCCGGATTCGGCA CTCTTACAGCCCCAGGTTTTGGCTCAGCTGCCACAACCACTGCTACTGCACCAGCCACAGGATTTAGTTTTGGCTCCACCAACACAG GATTTGGGGGGCTGGGAGCTGGAAACACCACGGCTG GAGGCCTGTTTAGTAACACGCAGAACAAAGGGTTTGGGTTCTCCACTGGGCTCGGCGCTGGGACTGCTTCTGGGGCCACAGGATTTGGAACTGGATTAGGAACAACTGGCCTCGGTGGATTTGGGGGTTTTAATATCCAGGCAACTCAGCAGCAGCAAG GAGGCTTGTTTGGCCATCAGGCCCAGCAACAGGGTCAGCCTACCCATCTATATCAGCAGGTCACTGCTCTGTCAGCTCCCACCTTGTTAGGAGATGAACGTGACTCAATTTTAGCCAAATGGAACCAACTTCAAGCTTACTGGGGTACTGGGAAGGGCTactacagcaacaacaaccCACCTGTGGACTTCACCCAGGAAAACCCCTTCTGCAGGTTTAAG GCAGTGGGCTATAGCTGTGTCCCAGTTTGTAAGGATGAAGATGGTTTTGTGGTCTTGGTTCTTAATAAAAAGGAAGCGGATGTGCGAGCACAGCAGCAGCCGCTTGTGGAATCACTTCATAAAATCTTGGGAAGCAATCAGACACTCACTGTCAATGTTGATGGTGTAAAGTCTCTGCCTTATGACCA GACAGAGGTCGTCATTTATGTGGTGGAGCGTTCTCCTAATGGCACCTCTAAGCGGATTCCCTCCACCACACTCTTTGGTTATCTGGAGCAGGCGAACGTTAAGGTCCAGCTCACACAGATTGGAGTGGCCATGTCCATCACACGCACAGAGCTTTCTCCAGCACAgctcaaacagctgctgcaaaatGCACCTGCAG GAGTGGACCCTATTATTTGGGAACAGGCCAAGGTGGATAACCCTGACCCAGAGAA GTTAATCCCAGTTCCCATGGTGGGTTTTAGGGAGCTCCTTCGTAGGCTGCAGATCCAAGAGCAGATGACCAAACAGCACCAAACTAGAGTTGAT ATTATCTCCAATGACATCAGTGAACTGCAGAAGAATCAGGCAACAACTGTGGCCAAGATCACCCAGTACAAGCGGAAGCTGATGGATCTCTCCCACAGAGTGCTGCAG GTGCTGATTAAACAGGAGATTCAGAGGAAGAGTGGTTATGCTATCCAAGTGGATGAGGAGCATCTCAGAGTGCAACTTGACACCATTCAATCTGAACTCAATGCACCCACACAGTTCAAA GGTCGGTTGAATGAATTAATGTCCCAGATCCGAATGCAGAACCACTTTGGTGCTGTGAGATCAGAGGAGCGCTACAGCGTTGATGGCGACCTTCTCAGAGAAATCAAACAA CACTtgaaacagcagcaggatgGTTTGAGTTATTTGATCAATGTCATCAAAGAGGACTTGGAAGACATCAAACTCATAGAGCACGGGCTGACTGACAGCGGACATATGAGAGGAGGCATCCTAAGCTGA
- the nup54 gene encoding nucleoporin p54 isoform X2, with protein MAFSFGGAASNTAPSTSGLSFGSFGAKTAASTAFGFGPAATTTTASSGFGTLTAPGFGSAATTTATAPATGFSFGSTNTGFGGLGAGNTTAGTFGGFGTTTTTAAAPGSTFSFAGPSNTTGGLFSNTQNKGFGFSTGLGAGTASGATGFGTGLGTTGLGGFGGFNIQATQQQQGGLFGHQAQQQGQPTHLYQQVTALSAPTLLGDERDSILAKWNQLQAYWGTGKGYYSNNNPPVDFTQENPFCRFKAVGYSCVPVCKDEDGFVVLVLNKKEADVRAQQQPLVESLHKILGSNQTLTVNVDGVKSLPYDQTEVVIYVVERSPNGTSKRIPSTTLFGYLEQANVKVQLTQIGVAMSITRTELSPAQLKQLLQNAPAGVDPIIWEQAKVDNPDPEKLIPVPMVGFRELLRRLQIQEQMTKQHQTRVDIISNDISELQKNQATTVAKITQYKRKLMDLSHRVLQVLIKQEIQRKSGYAIQVDEEHLRVQLDTIQSELNAPTQFKGRLNELMSQIRMQNHFGAVRSEERYSVDGDLLREIKQHLKQQQDGLSYLINVIKEDLEDIKLIEHGLTDSGHMRGGILS; from the exons ATGGCGTTCAGTTTTGGCGGTGCCGCGAGCAACACAGCGCCAA GCACCTCCGGGCTTTCATTCGGTTCGTTTGGTGCCAAGACCGCAGCGTCAACAGCCTTTGGCTTTGGCCCCGCAGCCACCACAACTACCGCCTCATCCGGATTCGGCA CTCTTACAGCCCCAGGTTTTGGCTCAGCTGCCACAACCACTGCTACTGCACCAGCCACAGGATTTAGTTTTGGCTCCACCAACACAG GATTTGGGGGGCTGGGAGCTGGAAACACCACGGCTG gCACATTTGGGGGATTTGGgacaactacaacaactgctgctgcaccAGGATCAACTTTTAGCTTTGCTGGTCCCTCTAACACCACAG GAGGCCTGTTTAGTAACACGCAGAACAAAGGGTTTGGGTTCTCCACTGGGCTCGGCGCTGGGACTGCTTCTGGGGCCACAGGATTTGGAACTGGATTAGGAACAACTGGCCTCGGTGGATTTGGGGGTTTTAATATCCAGGCAACTCAGCAGCAGCAAG GAGGCTTGTTTGGCCATCAGGCCCAGCAACAGGGTCAGCCTACCCATCTATATCAGCAGGTCACTGCTCTGTCAGCTCCCACCTTGTTAGGAGATGAACGTGACTCAATTTTAGCCAAATGGAACCAACTTCAAGCTTACTGGGGTACTGGGAAGGGCTactacagcaacaacaaccCACCTGTGGACTTCACCCAGGAAAACCCCTTCTGCAGGTTTAAG GCAGTGGGCTATAGCTGTGTCCCAGTTTGTAAGGATGAAGATGGTTTTGTGGTCTTGGTTCTTAATAAAAAGGAAGCGGATGTGCGAGCACAGCAGCAGCCGCTTGTGGAATCACTTCATAAAATCTTGGGAAGCAATCAGACACTCACTGTCAATGTTGATGGTGTAAAGTCTCTGCCTTATGACCA GACAGAGGTCGTCATTTATGTGGTGGAGCGTTCTCCTAATGGCACCTCTAAGCGGATTCCCTCCACCACACTCTTTGGTTATCTGGAGCAGGCGAACGTTAAGGTCCAGCTCACACAGATTGGAGTGGCCATGTCCATCACACGCACAGAGCTTTCTCCAGCACAgctcaaacagctgctgcaaaatGCACCTGCAG GAGTGGACCCTATTATTTGGGAACAGGCCAAGGTGGATAACCCTGACCCAGAGAA GTTAATCCCAGTTCCCATGGTGGGTTTTAGGGAGCTCCTTCGTAGGCTGCAGATCCAAGAGCAGATGACCAAACAGCACCAAACTAGAGTTGAT ATTATCTCCAATGACATCAGTGAACTGCAGAAGAATCAGGCAACAACTGTGGCCAAGATCACCCAGTACAAGCGGAAGCTGATGGATCTCTCCCACAGAGTGCTGCAG GTGCTGATTAAACAGGAGATTCAGAGGAAGAGTGGTTATGCTATCCAAGTGGATGAGGAGCATCTCAGAGTGCAACTTGACACCATTCAATCTGAACTCAATGCACCCACACAGTTCAAA GGTCGGTTGAATGAATTAATGTCCCAGATCCGAATGCAGAACCACTTTGGTGCTGTGAGATCAGAGGAGCGCTACAGCGTTGATGGCGACCTTCTCAGAGAAATCAAACAA CACTtgaaacagcagcaggatgGTTTGAGTTATTTGATCAATGTCATCAAAGAGGACTTGGAAGACATCAAACTCATAGAGCACGGGCTGACTGACAGCGGACATATGAGAGGAGGCATCCTAAGCTGA
- the nup54 gene encoding nucleoporin p54 isoform X1, which yields MAFSFGGAASNTAPSTSGLSFGSFGAKTAASTAFGFGPAATTTTASSGFGTLTAPGFGSAATTTATAPATGFSFGSTNTGFGGLGAGNTTAGGFSFGGFGLNANPAAVSFNVGGFGTATTTGTVFNFGNSLASTGTFGGFGTTTTTAAAPGSTFSFAGPSNTTGGLFSNTQNKGFGFSTGLGAGTASGATGFGTGLGTTGLGGFGGFNIQATQQQQGGLFGHQAQQQGQPTHLYQQVTALSAPTLLGDERDSILAKWNQLQAYWGTGKGYYSNNNPPVDFTQENPFCRFKAVGYSCVPVCKDEDGFVVLVLNKKEADVRAQQQPLVESLHKILGSNQTLTVNVDGVKSLPYDQTEVVIYVVERSPNGTSKRIPSTTLFGYLEQANVKVQLTQIGVAMSITRTELSPAQLKQLLQNAPAGVDPIIWEQAKVDNPDPEKLIPVPMVGFRELLRRLQIQEQMTKQHQTRVDIISNDISELQKNQATTVAKITQYKRKLMDLSHRVLQVLIKQEIQRKSGYAIQVDEEHLRVQLDTIQSELNAPTQFKGRLNELMSQIRMQNHFGAVRSEERYSVDGDLLREIKQHLKQQQDGLSYLINVIKEDLEDIKLIEHGLTDSGHMRGGILS from the exons ATGGCGTTCAGTTTTGGCGGTGCCGCGAGCAACACAGCGCCAA GCACCTCCGGGCTTTCATTCGGTTCGTTTGGTGCCAAGACCGCAGCGTCAACAGCCTTTGGCTTTGGCCCCGCAGCCACCACAACTACCGCCTCATCCGGATTCGGCA CTCTTACAGCCCCAGGTTTTGGCTCAGCTGCCACAACCACTGCTACTGCACCAGCCACAGGATTTAGTTTTGGCTCCACCAACACAG GATTTGGGGGGCTGGGAGCTGGAAACACCACGGCTGGTGGGTTTAGTTTTGGGGGGTTTGGTTTaaatgctaacccagcagcagTCAGCTTTAATGTGGGGGGCTTTGGTACAGCAACCACCACTGGCACTGTTTTCAATTTTGGTAATAGCCTGGCTAGCACAG gCACATTTGGGGGATTTGGgacaactacaacaactgctgctgcaccAGGATCAACTTTTAGCTTTGCTGGTCCCTCTAACACCACAG GAGGCCTGTTTAGTAACACGCAGAACAAAGGGTTTGGGTTCTCCACTGGGCTCGGCGCTGGGACTGCTTCTGGGGCCACAGGATTTGGAACTGGATTAGGAACAACTGGCCTCGGTGGATTTGGGGGTTTTAATATCCAGGCAACTCAGCAGCAGCAAG GAGGCTTGTTTGGCCATCAGGCCCAGCAACAGGGTCAGCCTACCCATCTATATCAGCAGGTCACTGCTCTGTCAGCTCCCACCTTGTTAGGAGATGAACGTGACTCAATTTTAGCCAAATGGAACCAACTTCAAGCTTACTGGGGTACTGGGAAGGGCTactacagcaacaacaaccCACCTGTGGACTTCACCCAGGAAAACCCCTTCTGCAGGTTTAAG GCAGTGGGCTATAGCTGTGTCCCAGTTTGTAAGGATGAAGATGGTTTTGTGGTCTTGGTTCTTAATAAAAAGGAAGCGGATGTGCGAGCACAGCAGCAGCCGCTTGTGGAATCACTTCATAAAATCTTGGGAAGCAATCAGACACTCACTGTCAATGTTGATGGTGTAAAGTCTCTGCCTTATGACCA GACAGAGGTCGTCATTTATGTGGTGGAGCGTTCTCCTAATGGCACCTCTAAGCGGATTCCCTCCACCACACTCTTTGGTTATCTGGAGCAGGCGAACGTTAAGGTCCAGCTCACACAGATTGGAGTGGCCATGTCCATCACACGCACAGAGCTTTCTCCAGCACAgctcaaacagctgctgcaaaatGCACCTGCAG GAGTGGACCCTATTATTTGGGAACAGGCCAAGGTGGATAACCCTGACCCAGAGAA GTTAATCCCAGTTCCCATGGTGGGTTTTAGGGAGCTCCTTCGTAGGCTGCAGATCCAAGAGCAGATGACCAAACAGCACCAAACTAGAGTTGAT ATTATCTCCAATGACATCAGTGAACTGCAGAAGAATCAGGCAACAACTGTGGCCAAGATCACCCAGTACAAGCGGAAGCTGATGGATCTCTCCCACAGAGTGCTGCAG GTGCTGATTAAACAGGAGATTCAGAGGAAGAGTGGTTATGCTATCCAAGTGGATGAGGAGCATCTCAGAGTGCAACTTGACACCATTCAATCTGAACTCAATGCACCCACACAGTTCAAA GGTCGGTTGAATGAATTAATGTCCCAGATCCGAATGCAGAACCACTTTGGTGCTGTGAGATCAGAGGAGCGCTACAGCGTTGATGGCGACCTTCTCAGAGAAATCAAACAA CACTtgaaacagcagcaggatgGTTTGAGTTATTTGATCAATGTCATCAAAGAGGACTTGGAAGACATCAAACTCATAGAGCACGGGCTGACTGACAGCGGACATATGAGAGGAGGCATCCTAAGCTGA